One Oncorhynchus keta strain PuntledgeMale-10-30-2019 chromosome 11, Oket_V2, whole genome shotgun sequence DNA window includes the following coding sequences:
- the LOC118385976 gene encoding short transient receptor potential channel 7-like, producing MRAAALSSPPNRDCHESASEQWEVDPQPLPSTVVDDTQFFNPPILTRCMTLPDALYRRRQNPRGEWYDNTVYSDANHHDQQIVSMNTYEDHNGAYQSQVKEIPWNSDVGLHDFNSQWDHSEYDHSNSPQKTVENMHRRKTTVREKGRRQAIRGPAYMFSERGTSLTSEEERFLDAAEYGNIPVVRKMLEESKTLNVNCVDYMGQNALQLAVGNEHLEVTELLLKKEGLARVGDGLLFAISKGYVRIVEAILAHPAFGGGLRLTLSPLEQELRDDDFYAYDEDGTRFSHDVTPVILAAHCQEYEIVHTLLMKGARIEKPHDYFCKCNECHDKQCRDSFSHSRSRMNAYKGLASAAYLSLSSEDPVFTALELSNELARLANIETEFKNDYRKLSMQCKDFVVGVLDLCRDTEEVEAILNGDVDQALPSDHSRPCLIRVKLAIKYEVKKFVAHPNCQQQLLTLWYENLAGLRQQSVGVKCWTVLGVAIGLPFLAIAYWVMPCSKLGQILRSPFMKFVAHAVSFTIFLGLLVINASDRFEGVKNLPNETITDHPHQVFRVKTSQFSWTEMLIMNWVLGMIWSECKEIWADGPREYIMHLWNVLDFGMLSIFVASFTARLMAFLRASEAQLYVDMYVPNMPNIDLSNASLPPNVAYYTHARNRWLPSDPQLISEGLYSIAVVLSFSRIAYILPANESFGPLQISLGRTVKDIFKFMVIFIMVFLAFMIGMFNLYSYYLGAKYNPAFTTVEESFKTLFWSIFGLSEVISVVLKYDHKFIENIGYVLFGVYNVTMVIVLLNMLIAMINHSYQEIEEDADVEWKFARAKLWLSYFDEGRTLPPPFNLVPSPKSFYYLALRTRACLVRLCKAKARHHDNQRETAMINLRFKLNQYRPQTRTPGQDDFTIRKPIKHPTRYQKLMKRLIKRYVLKAQVDSENDEINEGELKEIKQDISSLRYELLEEKSQATEELADLIQQLGDKLSKNAKKP from the exons ATGAGGGCAGCAGCGCTTTCCTCCCCACCAAATAGAGACTGTCATGAGAGCGCATCTGAGCAGTGGGAGGTTGATCCTCAACCATTACCATCCACTGTCGTCGATGACACCCAGTTTTTTAATCCCCCAATTTTAACCCGATGTATGACTCTGCCAGATGCTTTGTACAGACGACGACAGAATCCGAGAGGAGAGTGGTATGATAACACGGTGTACAGTGACGCCAACCATCACGACCAACAAATCGTCTCGATGAATACATATGAGGACCACAACGGTGCATATCAGTCTCAAGTAAAAGAAATCCCTTGGAATTCAGATGTCGGGCTGCACGATTTCAACAGCCAGTGGGATCATTCTGAGTACGATCACAGCAACTCACCTCAGAAAAC AGTTGAGAACATGCACCGTAGAAAAACGACTGTGCGAGAGAAGGGCCGTCGGCAGGCTATCCGTGGGCCTGCTTACATGTTCAGTGAGCGGGGCACCAGTCTCACTTCAGAGGAGGAGCGCTTCCTAGATGCTGCTGAGTATGGGAACATCCCAGTGGTGcgtaagatgctggaggagtccAAGACCCTCAACGTCAACTGTGTGGACTACATGGGCCAGAATGCACTGCAGTTGGCTGTGGGTAATGAGCACTTGGAGGTGACAGAGCTGCTGCTGAAGAAGGAGGGGCTGGCGCGTGTGGGGGATGGTCTACTCTTTGCCATCAGTAAGGGCTATGTGCGCATCGTAGAGGCTATCCTGGCCCACCCTGCATTCGGAGGTGGGCTGCGCCTAACCCTAAGCCCCCTGGAGCAGGAGCTAAGAGATGATGACTTTTATGCTTACGATGAAGACGGTACACGTTTTTCCCATGACGTGACCCCGGTCATCTTGGCTGCACACTGCCAGGAGTATGAGATAGTGCACACTCTGTTGATGAAGGGAGCACGCATCGAGAAACCCCATGATTACTTTTGTAAATGTAATGAGTGTCATGACAAGCAGTGCCGTGACTCGTTCAGCCACTCCCGCTCCAGGATGAATGCCTATAAAGGGCTAGCCAGCGCTGCCTACCTCTCCCTGTCTAGTGAGGACCCTGTATTCACAGCTCTGGAGCTCAGCAACGAGCTGGCTCGCCTCGCCAACATCGAGACTGAGTTCAAG AATGACTACAGGAAGCTGTCCATGCAGTGTAAAGACTTTGTGGTGGGAGTGCTTGACTTATGCAGAGACACGGAGGAGGTGGAGGCCATTTTGAATGGGGATGTGGACCAAGCTCTGCCCAGTGATCACAGTCGACCCTGCCTCATCCGGGTCAAACTGGCCATTAAGTACGAGGTCAAAAAG TTTGTGGCCCATCCTAACTGCCAGCAGCAGCTTTTGACCCTGTGGTATGAGAACCTAGCTGGACTTAGGCAGCAGTCTGTTGGGGTCAAATGCTGGACAGTCCTGGGAGTGGCGATCGGCCTTCCTTTCCTCGCCATCGCATACTGGGTCATGCCCTGCAGTAAG TTGGGTCAGATTCTCCGCAGTCCCTTCATGAAGTTTGTGGCCCATGCTGTGTCATTCACGATCTTCCTTGGACTACTGGTAATCAATGCCTCGGACCGCTTCGAAGGGGTCAAGAACCTTCCCAATGAGACAATAACAGACCACCCTCATCAGGTGTTCAGGGTCAAAACCAGTCAGTTCTCCTGGACTGAGATGCTCATCATGAATTGGGTGCTTG GGATGATCTGGTCGGAGTGTAAGGAGATCTGGGCTGATGGGCCTAGGGAGTACatcatgcacctgtggaacgtgCTAGACTTTGGCATGCTGTCCATCTTCGTGGCATCCTTCACAGCTCGGCTCATGGCCTTCCTGAGGGCGTCTGAGGCCCAGCTGTATGTGGACATGTATGTGCCCAACATGCCCAACATAGACCTGAGCAACGCCTCACTGCCACCAAATGTAGCATACTACACCCATG ccaggaACAGGTGGTTACCCTCCGACCCTCAGCTGATCTCCGAGGGTTTGTACTCCATTGCGGTGGTGCTCAGTTTCTCCCGCATTGCCTACATCTTGCCTGCCAATGAGAGCTTCGGCCCACTTCAAATCTCCCTCGGCCGGACGGTCAAGGACATCTTCAAGTTCATGGTCATCTTCATAATGGTCTTCCTAGCTTTCATGATTGGCATGTTCAATCTATATTCCTATTACCTTGGTGCCAAGTACAACCCCGCCTTCACCAC GGTGGAGGAGAGCTTTAAGACTCTATTTTGGTCCATCTTCGGCTTGTCCGAGGTTATCTCTGTGGTCTTGAAGTATGACCATAAGTTCATAGAGAACATTGGTTATGTTCTCTTTGGCGTCTACAATGTAACCATGGTAATCGTACTGCTCAACATGCTGATTGCAATGATCAATCACTCCTATCAAGAGATTGAG GAGGATGCTGATGTGGAGTGGAAGTTTGCCCGTGCCAAACTCTGGCTATCCTACTTTGACGAGGGGCGTACTTTGCCCCCACCATTTAACCTGGTTCCCAGCCCCAAGTCTTTCTACTACCTAGCTCTGCGCACAAGGGCTTGTCTGGTGAGGCTGTGCAAGGCCAAAGCTCGTCACCATGACAACCAGCGTGAGACAGCCATGATCAATTTGCGATTTAAG CTTAATCAGTACAGACCTCAAACCAGGACACCAGGGCAGGAtgacttcaccattagaaaacccatCAAACATCCTACTCGATACCAG AAACTGATGAAGAGGCTCATTAAGAGATATGTGCTAAAGGCTCAGGTTGACAGTGAAAATGACGAAATCAACGAAG GTGAGCTGAAGGAGATCAAGCAGGACATCTCCAGCCTGCGATATGAGCTCCTGGAGGAGAAGTCTCAGGCCACAGAGGAACTAGCTGACTTGATCCAACAGCTTGGTGACAAGCTTAGCAAGAATGCCAAGAAACCCTGA